The window AGGCCACCAAGGCGGCTCACTTCGTGGAGCGCTACTTCGCGTCCGTGGCGCCGGAGGATGTGCTGGCGGTGGCGGTGGACGCCCAGCTCGCCTCGGTCACCTCACTCTGGCGCTTCGGCAAGGTGCGGCAGGTCGGCGAGGCCAAGATCCGGGTCTTCAATCCCGAGCTCGCCGAGCACGGCTGGCAGAGCGAGCACACGGTGGTCGAGATCGTCAACGACGACATGCCCTTCCTGGTGTCGTCGGTGACCGGCGCCCTCAACCGGCGCGGGAGGGCCCTGCACCTGGTCGGCCACCCGATCGTTCGCACCCGCCGGGATGACCAGGGGCGGCGCATCGAGTGGTTCGACGACGATGCCGAGGAGGGGCTCGCCGAGTCGTACATTCACGTCGAGTTCGATCAGCTCACCAACGCCGCCACCCTCGACCAGATCGCCCGTGAGCTCGAGCGCGTGCTGGCCGATGTGCGCTCGGCGGTCGACGATTTCGATGCCATGGCGGGCAAGGTCGACGAGGCCCTGATCGAGCTGGCGCAGAGCTCGCAGATCTTCTCCCCTTCGGAGGCCGAGGAGGCGACCAGTTTCCTCACTTGGTTGAAGCAGCACTTCCTGTTCCTCGGCTATCGCGAGTACGACCTCGTGGAGGAGGACGGCGAGACCTACCAGCGGCTCGACCTGGAAAGTGGATTGGGCATCCTGAAGACGGTGAGCGAAGCCTCCCTCGAGCGCTCGCGACGGCCCCTGTCGCCGGACGCTGCGGCACATGCCCGCGAGCCCGTGCCGCTGTTCCTCACCAAGACCTACAATCGTTCGAAGGTCCATCGCCAGGTGCACATGGACTACATCGGCGTACGGCGCTTCGACGAGGCCGGAAGGGTCTATCGCGAGCGCCGCTTCATCGGCCTGTTCACCTCCGAGGTCTATGACGAAGGGGTGCGACGCATCCCGCTGGTGAGCCATCGCGTGGCGCGGGTGGCGGAGCGCGCCGGCTTCAGTCCCGGGAGCCACGACTCGCGGGTTCTGCACCACATCTTCGAGGCCTTGCCGCGGGACGAGATGTTCCAGATGACCGACGACGAGCTCTACGAGCTGAGCGTCGGCATTCTCCATCTCCAGGAGCGCCAGCGCCTCGCCCTGTTCGTGCGCCGCGATCCCTTCGAGCGCTTCGTGTCGTGCCTGGTCTATGTGCCGCGGGATCGCTACAACACGGAGCTGCGGGAAGAGATGGCGCAGTGCCTTGCGGGTGCCTTCAACGGCCGTCTGCGGGCCTTCGACGTGCGCAGTGGCGATCTGCCCCTGGCGCGCGTGCTGTTCACCATTCGCACCCAGCCCGGCAAGGTGCCGGAATGCGACGTCGAGGCCCTGCAGAAGGAGCTCGAAGGGGCCTCTCTGACATGGCAAGACCGCCTGCGCAGCCACCTCGTCGAAACCCACGGCGAAGAGGAAGGCCTGACCCTCTTCGCACGCTGCGGAAGCTCCTTCCCGGCCGCCTACCGCGATCGCTTCGACGCCGACACGGCGCGCCAGGACCTCGATCACCTGGAGCAAGTGCTGGCTTCCGGCGAGTTGCGCATGAGCCTCTATCGCCTGCCCGCGATGGCGGCCAACGAGATGCGGTTCAAGATCTACGCCGCCGGCCGCTGGTTGCTCTCGGACATCCTGCCGATGTTCGAGAACATGGGCCTCAAGGTGGTCGCCGAGGAACCCTACGAAATACGCCTCAGCGGCGAAGAGAGCTCCGTCTGGCTGCTCGACTTCGAGCTCGTCACCGCCGATGGCTTCGAAGTCGACCTCGAGGCCGATGGCGGACGTTTCCGCGAAGCCTTCGCTCGCCTGTGGAACGGCGAGGTCGAGAACGACGGTTTCAACCGCCTGGTGCTCGCTGCCGGCCTCGGCTGGCGCGACATCATCGTGTTGCGCGCCTATTGCAAGTACCTGCGACAGATTCGCATTCCTTTCTCGCAGCAGTACATGGAGGAGACGCTGGTTCGCAACCCGGAGCCCACCCGGCTTCTGGTGGACCTCTTCCATGCCCGCTTCGATCCTGCTCGCGGTGCCCTCGGCAAGGAGCAGGCGGTGGAGCTGCGGGGTCGCTTGCGGCGCGCCCTCGGTCGGGTGACGGTGCTCGACCAAGATCGCATCCTGCGGCGCTTCGTCAACCTCATCCGGTCGACTCTGCGCACCAACTTCTTCCAGCTCGGCGACGACGGCGAGGCCAAGGACTACCTCGCCCTCAAGCTCGATTCGCGGTCGGTTCTCAAGCTCCAGGAGCCGCGGCCGGCCTTTGAGATCTTCGTCTACTCGCCGTCCGTCGAGGCGGTGCACCTGCGTGGTGGCCGGGTGGCCCGCGGCGGCGTGCGCTGGTCCGATCGGCGGGAAGACTTCCGCACCGAGATCCTCGGCCTGGTGAAGGCTCAGCTGGTCAAGAACGCGGTGATCGTGCCGGTGGGCGCCAAGGGTGGATTCGTGGTCAAGGGATCCAACGAGCCGACCCCGGAGGACGGTGTCGAGGCCTACCGCACCATGATCCGGGCGCTGCTCGACGTCACCGACAACTTGGTCCAGGGAGAGGTGGTGCCGCCGTCCCAGGTGGTGCGCCACGACGGCGATGATCCCTACCTGGTGGTGGCGGCGGACAAGGGCACGGCGCGCTTTTCGGACGTCGCCAACGGCATCGCCCTGGAGCGCGGCTTCTGGCTCGGCGATGCCTTCGCCTCGGGCGGCTCGGCAGGCTACGACCACAAGGCGATGGGGATCACCGCGCGCGGCGCTTGGGAGTCCGTCAAGCGCCATTTCCGCGAGCTCGGCCGGGATATTCAGAGCGAGGACTTCACCGTCGTCGGGGTCGGGGACATGTCCGGCGACGTCTTCGGCAACGGCATGTTGCTGTCGCGCCACATCCGCCTTCAGGGAGCCTTCAACCACCTTCACATCTTCGTCGACCCGTCCCCCGATGCGGCGACTTCGTTTGCTGAGCGTCAGCGTCTCTTCGCCCTCCCGCGGAGCTCCTGGGGCGACTACGATCGGGCCTTGCTGTCGCCCGGCGGCGCCATCTACGAGCGCTCCGCCAAGAGCGTCGAGCTGACGCCGGAAATTCGTTCCCTGGTGGGACTCGAACGTTCGTCGGTGACTCCCGACGAGCTCATCCAGGCCTTGCTCCGCTGTGCCGCCGACCTGCTCTGGTTCGGTGGGATCGGCACCTACGTCAAGGCCCAGGGAGAGACCCACGGCGCGGCCGACGACCGGGTCAACGATGGCCTTCGAATCAACGCTTCCGAGGTTCGCTGTCAGGTGGTCGGCGAGGGTGCCAACCTCGGCTTGACGCAGCGCGCCCGCATCGAGCTCGGTGCCGCCGGGGTGCGCCTCAACACCGACGCCATCGACAACTCCGCCGGCGTCGGGACCTCCGATCACGAGGTCAACATCAAGATCCTACTCGCCGACGTGGCCACCCGCGGCGACCTCGACGGCGAGCAGCGCAACGCCCTGCTCGAAGCCATGACCGAGGAGGTGGCCGACCTCGTCCTGCGCGACAACTATCTGCAAAGCCAGGCGATCACCGTCGAGCAGGCGCGGGGTCCGCGGGCCCTCGAGGCTCAGGAGGGGGCGCTGCGCCAGCTCGAGCAGGTGGGCCTTCTCGACCGCGAGATCGAGCTCTTGCCGGACGACGCCGAGCTCGACCGTCGGCGGGCCGCGGGCGAGGCGCTCACTCGGCCCGAGCTGGCCGTCTTGCTGGCCTACGCCAAGATCTTTCTCTATCGCGAGGTCTTGCTTTCCGAGCTGCCCGACGATCCGGCGATGGCGGCGGATCTCGCGGACTACTTCCCGCGGCCCCTACGCGAGCCTTATGGCGACGAAATTCAGAGCCACCGATTGCGCCGCGAGATCATCGCCACCGATCTCGCCAATAGCCTGGTCAATCGCGTCGGTCCGACCTTCGTCAGCCGCATGATGTCGGAAACCGGCGCCAGCGCTCCGGAGGTTGCCAAAGCCTTCGTGGTGGTGCGCGATGCCTTCGATCTGCGCTCCCTGTGGAGCGCCATCGAAGCGCTCGATCTGGCGGTCCCGGCGGCGGTCCAGCTAGCCCGTTTGCGCGAGGTCGGGGCCCTCCTCGAGAGCACCGTGCTGTGGCTGCTGCGGCGAAATCCGCACGGCCTCGGAGCCCTCGCCGGTCGCATCGACGAGATCCGTCCGCAGGCCGCCGAGCTGCTCGGAGCGGGCAGCGACCTGTTGCCTCCGGCCTTGCGCGAGGGCGCCGACGAGCGTTGTCGCGAGCTGGTGGCGGAAGGTCTGCCCGAGCCTCTGGCGCAGCGCATCGCCGGGTTGCGGGTGGTGGCGGCGGCCTGTGAGCTGGTGGCGATCGCCAGCGACGCCGAAGTGCCGATCCTGGAGGCCGGCCGGGCCTACTTCGAGCTCGGCGCTCGCCTCGGTCTCGACTGGCTGCGTCGGCGTGCCGCCGCCCTCGGCGAGGAAGATCCCTGGCAAAAGGCCGCCGCCGAGGCTCTGGTCCAGGACCTCCAGGCGCATCAGGGCATGATCACCCGCCGAATCCTGACCACCGGTGCGGATGGCGAGACCTGGCTCGCCGAGCGTCGGCCCCAAGTACGGCGCTTCGACGAGCTCCTCGGCCGCCTGCGCGAGGCCCCCGAGGTCGAGGCCGCGATGATGACCGTCGCCAGCCACCACCTGCGCCTGCTCGCCGAGAGCTGAAGGGTCGGGGGCTACTCTCGGCTGTCTTGCCAGGCCTTGGCGAGAGCGGTGACGAAATGGCCGCCGGCCTCCTCGGCGGTGGCGCCGTAGGCCAGGACGCCGTCTTCATGGCCGGCCATGATGATCAGGCCGCTGTTGCCAAAGGCCGGCTCTTCGGCCAGGGCTCGAGCCAACTCGACGGTGCCGTTGAGGGCGTCTTCGGGGGTCGCCGGCAGGCCTTGGGTAAGGCCCGAGCGCCAAATCTCCGGCGAGTGACCGTGGAAGACGGCGCCGATGGCGGGGTCGCGCTGGTAGAGGGCGCCGTGACTCAGGCTCTCGCTGGAGGGCAGCGACGGACCTTGACTGGTGAGTCGATTGGCGGCCAAGTCCCAGCCATCGACCACCACCAGGTCCGACTCCGAAGCGGCTTCGAGATGAGACGTTTGGGAGGCGGTCACCAGGAAGCTCTCTGAGCCCAGGCGCAGGCTGAGATTGCCGTAGGCGAGGCCCTCGTAGCGCTCCGGTTGGCGGCCGATCAGGCCGAGCCTCTGGAGGACGCGCCGCCAGGCGAGCAGCGGTGCCACCGCCGCCATCGCTTCCTTGTCGAGGGGGCGCTGGCGGTGGTCGGCGCGAAACTGGAGGACCCCTTCACCAGGCATGGCCTGGCAGTCTACTTCCTCTCTCAGCTTCGGAGGCCGGCTAGTCTTCGGGATCGCCGTTGTCGCGGGAGTCGTCCATGCTGTGGTGCATGAAGCGCATCAAGCGGTGGAAGCCGCGTAGCATCTCGAGGAAGGCCTGCTCCTGTTCCGGGGGCAGGAGGCGGTCGACGCTCAGGATGCGGTAGACATCGA is drawn from Acidobacteriota bacterium and contains these coding sequences:
- a CDS encoding NAD-glutamate dehydrogenase, whose translation is MSPAKDRKGQRIRELIELLQQRLPASEATKAAHFVERYFASVAPEDVLAVAVDAQLASVTSLWRFGKVRQVGEAKIRVFNPELAEHGWQSEHTVVEIVNDDMPFLVSSVTGALNRRGRALHLVGHPIVRTRRDDQGRRIEWFDDDAEEGLAESYIHVEFDQLTNAATLDQIARELERVLADVRSAVDDFDAMAGKVDEALIELAQSSQIFSPSEAEEATSFLTWLKQHFLFLGYREYDLVEEDGETYQRLDLESGLGILKTVSEASLERSRRPLSPDAAAHAREPVPLFLTKTYNRSKVHRQVHMDYIGVRRFDEAGRVYRERRFIGLFTSEVYDEGVRRIPLVSHRVARVAERAGFSPGSHDSRVLHHIFEALPRDEMFQMTDDELYELSVGILHLQERQRLALFVRRDPFERFVSCLVYVPRDRYNTELREEMAQCLAGAFNGRLRAFDVRSGDLPLARVLFTIRTQPGKVPECDVEALQKELEGASLTWQDRLRSHLVETHGEEEGLTLFARCGSSFPAAYRDRFDADTARQDLDHLEQVLASGELRMSLYRLPAMAANEMRFKIYAAGRWLLSDILPMFENMGLKVVAEEPYEIRLSGEESSVWLLDFELVTADGFEVDLEADGGRFREAFARLWNGEVENDGFNRLVLAAGLGWRDIIVLRAYCKYLRQIRIPFSQQYMEETLVRNPEPTRLLVDLFHARFDPARGALGKEQAVELRGRLRRALGRVTVLDQDRILRRFVNLIRSTLRTNFFQLGDDGEAKDYLALKLDSRSVLKLQEPRPAFEIFVYSPSVEAVHLRGGRVARGGVRWSDRREDFRTEILGLVKAQLVKNAVIVPVGAKGGFVVKGSNEPTPEDGVEAYRTMIRALLDVTDNLVQGEVVPPSQVVRHDGDDPYLVVAADKGTARFSDVANGIALERGFWLGDAFASGGSAGYDHKAMGITARGAWESVKRHFRELGRDIQSEDFTVVGVGDMSGDVFGNGMLLSRHIRLQGAFNHLHIFVDPSPDAATSFAERQRLFALPRSSWGDYDRALLSPGGAIYERSAKSVELTPEIRSLVGLERSSVTPDELIQALLRCAADLLWFGGIGTYVKAQGETHGAADDRVNDGLRINASEVRCQVVGEGANLGLTQRARIELGAAGVRLNTDAIDNSAGVGTSDHEVNIKILLADVATRGDLDGEQRNALLEAMTEEVADLVLRDNYLQSQAITVEQARGPRALEAQEGALRQLEQVGLLDREIELLPDDAELDRRRAAGEALTRPELAVLLAYAKIFLYREVLLSELPDDPAMAADLADYFPRPLREPYGDEIQSHRLRREIIATDLANSLVNRVGPTFVSRMMSETGASAPEVAKAFVVVRDAFDLRSLWSAIEALDLAVPAAVQLARLREVGALLESTVLWLLRRNPHGLGALAGRIDEIRPQAAELLGAGSDLLPPALREGADERCRELVAEGLPEPLAQRIAGLRVVAAACELVAIASDAEVPILEAGRAYFELGARLGLDWLRRRAAALGEEDPWQKAAAEALVQDLQAHQGMITRRILTTGADGETWLAERRPQVRRFDELLGRLREAPEVEAAMMTVASHHLRLLAES
- a CDS encoding class II aldolase/adducin family protein, coding for MPGEGVLQFRADHRQRPLDKEAMAAVAPLLAWRRVLQRLGLIGRQPERYEGLAYGNLSLRLGSESFLVTASQTSHLEAASESDLVVVDGWDLAANRLTSQGPSLPSSESLSHGALYQRDPAIGAVFHGHSPEIWRSGLTQGLPATPEDALNGTVELARALAEEPAFGNSGLIIMAGHEDGVLAYGATAEEAGGHFVTALAKAWQDSRE